Proteins co-encoded in one Chitinophagales bacterium genomic window:
- a CDS encoding glycoside hydrolase family 97 protein yields MQRKLPFTCFLLFCYVCLSAAEPIEVTSLDSNTVLKVETEGQLSWSVVHKDKTVIEAAKISMTLQKNRSWGINPSLKGKTVSKKEGVIKPVVPNKDAVIEEAYQELRLQFQGDYQIVFRVYNEGVAYHFEGEMRGEIEVYDEQLEIIFPKNTVSFFPKEETMYSHYERTYIHSRLDTLKDSDFCSLPVLVSTENKARILITEAALHDYPALFLEGKEGSNSLKAIFPKYVLETIPNEKSDPDRNVIITKEADYIAKTSGKRAFPWRVFVISEDDRTLIENNLVFQLSRPLALKETDWIRPGKVAWDWYNANNIYGVDFKSGLNTATYKYYIDFASENGIEYVILDEGWTKSTTEILGFNPDMDVAELIRYGKAKNVGIILWVLWKPLNDNMEEILKTYSDWGAVGVKVDFMQRADQYMVSSYEEIARMTAKYKLLVDFHGAFKPAGLRRVYPNLLSYEGVKGSEWNKWSADITPEHNVTIPFIRMAAGPMDYTPGAMRNAQAKNFHISFERPMSQGTRCHQVAMYVVFESPLQMMCEVPSAYRKEQETVDFITQIPTTWDETKVLEAEVGDYVLLARRKGTNWYVAAMTDWTARELEIDWSFLPADTYQLEVMQDGINAERFAEDYKRTSLTIDRQTNTSLKVQLASGGGWVGILKEVK; encoded by the coding sequence ATGCAAAGAAAATTACCCTTCACCTGTTTTTTACTGTTCTGCTATGTGTGCCTCTCAGCAGCAGAACCCATTGAAGTAACCTCTTTGGATAGCAATACGGTCTTGAAGGTAGAAACGGAAGGCCAACTTTCATGGTCAGTTGTCCACAAAGACAAAACGGTTATTGAAGCTGCAAAAATATCTATGACCCTTCAAAAAAATCGGTCGTGGGGAATAAATCCTTCATTGAAGGGAAAAACGGTTTCTAAAAAGGAAGGGGTGATAAAGCCTGTTGTTCCGAATAAAGATGCGGTGATTGAAGAAGCGTATCAAGAGTTGCGGCTCCAATTTCAGGGAGATTATCAAATAGTATTTCGGGTGTACAACGAAGGTGTGGCCTATCACTTTGAAGGAGAAATGCGTGGAGAGATTGAAGTATATGACGAACAGTTGGAGATAATTTTTCCCAAAAATACGGTTTCCTTTTTCCCGAAGGAGGAAACCATGTATTCGCATTATGAGCGAACATATATTCACAGTCGTTTGGACACATTAAAAGACAGCGACTTTTGTTCGCTTCCCGTTTTGGTAAGTACTGAAAATAAGGCGAGAATATTGATTACTGAAGCGGCTTTGCACGATTATCCTGCATTGTTTTTGGAGGGAAAAGAGGGAAGTAATTCATTGAAGGCGATTTTTCCGAAATATGTTTTGGAAACCATTCCCAACGAAAAAAGTGACCCTGATAGAAATGTAATCATCACCAAAGAAGCCGATTATATCGCAAAAACAAGCGGCAAAAGAGCCTTTCCGTGGAGGGTGTTTGTGATCAGTGAGGATGACCGTACTTTGATTGAAAACAATTTGGTTTTTCAGTTATCAAGACCACTTGCATTGAAGGAAACAGACTGGATTCGCCCTGGTAAAGTAGCTTGGGATTGGTACAACGCCAACAACATTTATGGCGTAGATTTCAAGTCGGGCTTGAATACTGCGACCTACAAATACTATATTGATTTTGCATCGGAAAATGGCATCGAATATGTGATTTTGGATGAAGGATGGACGAAGTCAACGACCGAAATTTTGGGATTCAATCCAGATATGGATGTGGCGGAATTGATTCGATATGGAAAAGCTAAGAATGTAGGAATTATTTTGTGGGTCTTGTGGAAGCCTTTGAATGACAACATGGAGGAGATTCTAAAAACCTATAGTGATTGGGGAGCAGTGGGTGTGAAGGTAGATTTTATGCAGCGAGCGGATCAATATATGGTCAGTTCGTATGAGGAAATCGCTCGGATGACTGCAAAATACAAGCTACTTGTGGATTTTCATGGAGCGTTTAAACCTGCGGGTTTGCGGCGAGTATATCCAAATCTGCTGAGTTATGAAGGGGTGAAGGGTTCGGAATGGAACAAATGGAGTGCGGATATCACCCCTGAACACAATGTGACGATTCCGTTTATTCGGATGGCGGCGGGACCGATGGATTATACGCCCGGTGCAATGCGAAATGCTCAAGCAAAAAATTTCCACATCAGTTTTGAACGTCCTATGAGTCAAGGTACTCGCTGCCATCAAGTGGCTATGTATGTGGTTTTTGAAAGTCCGCTACAGATGATGTGTGAAGTGCCGTCTGCTTACCGAAAGGAGCAAGAAACGGTGGATTTCATCACACAAATCCCAACGACTTGGGACGAAACGAAGGTTTTGGAGGCTGAGGTAGGTGACTATGTGCTGTTGGCTCGACGAAAGGGAACGAATTGGTATGTGGCTGCAATGACAGATTGGACGGCTCGTGAATTGGAGATTGATTGGTCTTTTTTGCCTGCTGATACATATCAATTGGAGGTGATGCAAGATGGCATCAATGCAGAACGTTTTGCTGAGGATTATAAACGCACTTCTCTAACAATTGATAGACAAACAAATACTTCTTTGAAGGTTCAACTGGCATCTGGCGGAGGATGGGTTGGGATTTTGAAGGAGGTGAAGTAA
- a CDS encoding class IV adenylate cyclase produces the protein MENNTTHLNIEIKARCHNPKKVKSILQQYQADFKGIDHQIDTYFNCTNGRLKLREGNIEHSLIHYNRLDGKLPKASMVTLEQLTKDTNIKAVLTNALGIKIVVDKHRAIYFIDNVKFHVDEVVGLGSFVEIEAIDVNGTIGETQLQQQCAFYMELFGIEEGDLVSVSYSDLM, from the coding sequence ATGGAAAATAATACAACACACCTCAATATCGAAATCAAAGCTCGTTGTCACAACCCTAAAAAAGTCAAATCTATACTTCAACAATATCAAGCTGATTTCAAAGGCATTGACCACCAAATTGATACCTACTTCAATTGCACGAACGGACGGCTCAAATTGCGGGAAGGAAACATCGAACACAGTTTGATTCACTACAACCGCTTAGATGGTAAATTGCCGAAAGCTTCAATGGTGACCTTGGAGCAACTGACCAAAGACACCAATATCAAAGCTGTTTTAACCAATGCTTTGGGTATCAAAATCGTGGTCGACAAACACCGAGCAATTTACTTTATTGACAATGTGAAGTTTCATGTGGATGAAGTAGTGGGTTTGGGGAGTTTTGTGGAGATTGAAGCAATTGATGTGAACGGAACGATTGGTGAGACTCAATTGCAGCAACAATGTGCTTTTTACATGGAATTGTTTGGAATTGAAGAGGGGGATTTGGTAAGTGTGAGTTATAGTGATTTGATGTAA
- a CDS encoding DUF2238 domain-containing protein — protein sequence MDFTVAISKHRTPFLKNNWLKLYALLFLGFWIYTFISTPNFNNWLLENGLTFNFLGVLIYAYRRYQFSDLSYTLMFVYLSLHVYGAMYTYAENPFGYWLQEVTGTERNNYDRIVHFSFGLMLAYPLRELFLKWIQFPKWVSWALPIELTLSMSAAYELIEWAVADIFFKEQGAAYLGTQGDIWDAQKDIFMAVLGAVIATAIVSSVKRIFDIYEED from the coding sequence ATGGATTTTACTGTTGCCATTTCCAAACACAGAACCCCTTTTTTGAAGAATAATTGGTTGAAGTTGTATGCACTACTTTTCTTGGGGTTTTGGATTTATACCTTTATAAGTACACCTAACTTCAACAATTGGCTTTTAGAAAATGGATTGACTTTCAACTTTTTAGGTGTGTTGATTTATGCCTATCGCCGTTATCAGTTCAGCGATTTGAGTTATACCTTGATGTTCGTTTATCTCAGTTTGCATGTTTATGGAGCGATGTACACCTACGCTGAAAATCCATTTGGTTATTGGCTGCAAGAAGTCACTGGTACAGAGCGCAATAACTACGACCGCATTGTGCATTTTAGTTTCGGTTTAATGTTGGCTTACCCTTTGCGAGAACTGTTTTTGAAGTGGATACAATTCCCGAAATGGGTGTCGTGGGCTTTGCCGATTGAATTAACTCTCTCTATGAGTGCTGCTTATGAATTGATTGAATGGGCAGTAGCAGACATCTTCTTTAAGGAACAAGGTGCTGCTTATTTGGGTACGCAAGGAGATATTTGGGATGCCCAAAAGGACATATTTATGGCGGTTTTGGGCGCAGTTATAGCTACTGCAATTGTGTCGTCGGTGAAGCGGATTTTTGATATTTATGAGGAGGATTGA
- a CDS encoding GNAT family N-acetyltransferase, with amino-acid sequence MCELVLPHLKYRKSYLKALAEFHKERLNLDIDYQATVKNFNGLITYYENFAKGINLPFGYVATTQYWLIDKKEYIGRIDIRSQLNVYLERIGGHISYQIRPTKRKMGYGKKQLGLALVKAKEMGLHQLLITCKADNLGSQKIIEHWGGNLIDAIERPDTIVKENRYWLNVEESLKKKTS; translated from the coding sequence ATGTGTGAACTCGTTTTACCCCATCTCAAATACCGCAAATCTTACCTCAAAGCCCTTGCAGAATTCCACAAAGAAAGGCTAAATCTCGATATAGATTACCAAGCAACAGTGAAGAATTTCAACGGTTTAATCACTTATTATGAAAACTTTGCGAAGGGAATCAACCTACCTTTTGGTTATGTTGCCACTACTCAATATTGGCTCATCGACAAAAAAGAATATATCGGAAGGATAGACATTCGCTCACAACTCAATGTCTATTTGGAGCGAATTGGCGGACACATCAGCTACCAAATTCGTCCCACAAAACGGAAAATGGGTTACGGCAAAAAACAACTGGGTTTGGCCCTCGTCAAAGCCAAAGAAATGGGCTTGCATCAACTGCTTATCACCTGCAAAGCAGATAATTTGGGTTCTCAAAAAATCATTGAACATTGGGGCGGAAACCTCATAGATGCCATAGAAAGACCTGATACAATTGTAAAGGAAAATAGATATTGGCTGAATGTGGAAGAAAGTCTAAAAAAGAAAACCTCCTAA